The following are encoded together in the Streptomyces rapamycinicus NRRL 5491 genome:
- a CDS encoding non-ribosomal peptide synthetase, translating into MHGTTESWRPLGELFDAQVAESPDAVAVIGADGLEWSYAELAARADRVAGALAARGVRRGDLVAVVLGRSAELVAVWLGAVKAGAGFVPVDPAYPAERIGWMVEDAGPVLAVCSEETRALVPSGVEPLVWDPAAEGESAPAVSVGADDVAYVIYTSGSTGRPKGVLVTHRGIGNLAAAQIERFAVDADARVLQLASLSFDAAVSEICMALLSGAALVMADADRLPPQGSLSETVAEYGVTHATVPPSVLATVEELPESLRTLVVAGEVCPPGLVERWAPGRRMINGYGPTEVTVCATMSAPLGPSGPVPIGGPIANTRVFVLDERLRPVPEGALGELYVAGPGLARGYLRRPGLTAERFVACPFTDGRMYRTGDLARRTADGELVFGGRADEQVKVRGFRVEPGEIEAVLAGHRGVGHVAAVVREDRPGDRRLVAYVVADGGVDTAGLREYVAERLPEYMVPTAVVALDALPVTVNGKLDRAALPAPDFTDAAEGRGPRTPTEELLCRLYGETLGLERVSAEASFFELGGDSILTMLLVSVARRAGLVIAPYQVFELATPARLADVAEPLDESAATGDRARGAGHLPLSPAMHELLDREGLQGHGKPEVAAGFRSAVLDLPAGLDLPAGLDLDDIARALQAVVDRHDMLRARLEATPERRLTVPPAGSVSVRTWTRRVATAGMDADQLQQLLTAESAEAGRRLDRRAGVMAQAVWCDHGPDAPGRLLVVADRLVVDAMSWRILLEDMAAAVAGREVASVPTSFRHWTRALATQADSARRRAELSAWTELLAAGDPLLTTRPAGPARDTNAPVLRASVRIPADTTAAVLTALPDAFHTGAETVLLTGLTTALAAWRDGQDRTGGFLVDVAVPDHGRGALGSGTDLSRTVGSFAHHHPVRLDTGAADLAEIRLGGPAAGRAVKRIKEQLRAVPGDGLGYGLLRHLNPDTAATLATLPTPQLGFTAPGDDDRPPTHPLEAAARVEGAELVISLDWPEPLLTEPAARRLLEAWAETLSGLAAHSGGGHTPSDFPLMALDQTQIEELEAEVAGGVVDVLPLSPLQEGLLFHAMFDERERDIYVEQKVLELEGPLDARKLRATWQALVERHGSLRTGFRRLVGVDEPVQVIARRVTLPWREMDLSHLGTEAARDRADRLESAERARRFDLAAPPLARILLVKTGPDRHRMVVTLHHIVLDGWSLRILIRELWAAYTAGGVTRELAPTTPYGEYLAWLARQDREAARAAWQRALDGVSEPTTVAALDPTAEPVLTRKVLAETGDHLAGALRELARAHGVTLNTVLQVAWAQVVGKLTGRSDVVFGAAVAGRPPELAGMADMLGLFINTIPVRVRLRPADSIAHLLTVVQAQQSALLDHQHLGLKEIQRLAGPGATFDTLMAFENFHAGETGPAAPLRLSASTTRMATTFPLTLGVDPADELKFWLDHRPDAFDEDAARGVVRRLVRVLEQMAADPARRVSEVEVLGRGERERVVEGWNATGRVVPVGSLGELFDARAAVSPGVVAVVGAGGEEWSYAELRGWSDRVAGALVARGVGRGDLVGVVLERSVDVVAVLLGVVKAGAGFVPVDPAYPVERIGWMVEDAGPVLVVCSEGTRGLVPAGVECLVWGASEVVAEPVPAVSVGVDEVAYVIYTSGSTGRPKGVVVTHRGIGNLAAAQIERFVVGAGARVLQLASLSFDAAVSEICMALLSGAVLVMAGGDRLPPRGSLSEVVAEFGVTHVTVPPSVLATVEELPEGLRTLVVAGEVCPAGLVERWASGRRMVNAYGPTEVTVCATMSAPLEPSGPVPIGGPIANTAVYVLDEQLRPVPVGVLGELYVAGPGLARGYLGRPGLTAERFVACPFTDGRMYRTGDLAKWTGDGRLVFGGRADEQVKVRGFRVEPGEIEAVLAGHRRVGQAAVVIREDRPGDRRLVAYVVSDGDVDTAGLREYVAERLPEYMVPTAVVALDALPVTVNGKLDRAALPTPDLSDATGRGPATPTEEILCGLYCEVLGLERVGAEVSFFTIGGDSILAMKLIARIGAVLDTELNIGELFAAPTVAGVARLVAAAGGTAARAALTPRPRPKTLPLSYAQRRMWFLNQLEETNPGAGAVYNLPLALRLSGDLDVTALEAALGDVADRHESLRTVFPETDGEPRQQVLEGEAGRPRLVAVDTSEELLAAELGVHADRGFDVTVDLPWRARLLKTGPSEYVLLIVAHHIAVDGWSMGVLARDLGAAYAARRAGGAPVWEPLPVQYADYALWQREVLGDPEDPDSVISGQLRYWRGALAGAPQELALPTDRPRPAVSSFRGGEVPIRISAETHARLLDVARRGRATMFMVVHAALSVLLSRVGAGDDIPMGVPIAGRGDPALDDLAGFFVNTLVVRADLSEDPSFTELLAQVRETDLAAYGHQDVPFERLVEDLNPSRSLSHNPLFQILLALQSVPAPQWGLPGLRVRRIPAAAQVPARFDLSLDLAEHRDGVGAPAGLGGALLYAVDLFDEGTARGLVGRLVRVLEAVAADPGVRVSEIDVLGEVERARVVAEWNATGTTLPGGSIVERIEARVAATPDVVAVRCGEEALSYGELDRRANRLARLLTEVGVGPESRVALCLPRSVDMVVAELAVWKAGGAFVPLDPEYPAERLGFVIADSGAEVVLGTSGSLAEVPVGGARVVRMEEADGFSAERLGTVVVPGQLAYVIYTSGSTGRPKGVAVAHGGVVNLAEAMLPVLGMDVGVVALQFASFSFDAAVLDVAVTLAAGGTLAVASAAERKDPQALAEMIGRCGVQVASVVPSLLGVLDPDAVPGVSNWVLGAERLSAELAGRWSAGARVWNTYGPTEATVITTATAMPLDPGLGTAPPIGRPLPNNKVFVLDTFLKPVPVGVTGEVYIAGAGLARGYIGRPGLSAERFVACPFAGPGGRMYRSGDLAKWTAEGDLVFAGRGDEQVKVRGFRVEPGEIEAVVAACEGVGQVAVVVREDGPGDKRLVAYVVPGGELDVAVVREFAADRLPEYMVPTVMALDALPLTVNGKLDRGALPAPDTAEMVAGRAAETPVEEILCGLFAEVLGLDEVSADASFFELGGDSIMSMLLVSRARKAGLVVSARQVFERRTPAELAVVARDVATADGLEGSGDTGTGEVPLTPVMHELLGRAGAERIRGVFQSTVVMVPAGTRLETLTGAVQAVVDQHDILRARLDIEPEPRLLVPPAVSVAPWVHRIDASAAGVDLERVIAEQSRAAADRLDPRAGVMAQVVWFDLGPSTPGRLLLTVHHLAVDTLSLRVLIPDLAQAYADLAAGREVVLEPVPTSFRHWSRALLAEATGQPRLAELPAWSRLLRGSDAPLGAHPLDPARDVGATLRRVSVTASAELTATLLTAVPAAFHAGIDDVLLTALASAVAEWRRHRGQSTEGGVLVDVEGHGRTSGGLDLARTVGWFTSTYPVRLDAATQDFAGLRGGGPVAGRAVKHIKEQLRAVPGDGRGHGLLRHLNPETAPTLATLPTAQIGFTYLGRLADGTPERTAAPERTAVPKPTAAAWSAAPEGGLGGGVGDEVPLAHALEAVGLVRDLPDGPLLTLTLAWPQHLHHPDDMRRLVDGWLAMLTGLAAHTTGSGGGHTPSDFSLITLDQSQIDALEAELADKGGAR; encoded by the coding sequence ATGCATGGCACGACCGAATCCTGGCGACCGCTGGGCGAGTTGTTCGACGCCCAGGTGGCCGAGTCGCCGGACGCGGTGGCGGTGATCGGCGCGGACGGTCTGGAGTGGTCGTACGCGGAGCTGGCGGCGCGGGCGGACCGGGTGGCCGGGGCGCTGGCCGCACGCGGGGTCCGACGCGGTGACCTGGTGGCGGTGGTGCTGGGCCGGTCCGCCGAGCTGGTGGCGGTGTGGCTGGGGGCGGTGAAGGCCGGGGCGGGGTTCGTTCCGGTCGACCCGGCGTATCCGGCCGAGCGGATCGGGTGGATGGTCGAGGACGCCGGGCCGGTGCTGGCGGTGTGCTCGGAGGAGACACGGGCGTTGGTTCCGTCCGGGGTCGAGCCCCTGGTCTGGGATCCGGCCGCGGAGGGTGAATCGGCACCCGCGGTGTCCGTGGGCGCCGATGACGTGGCGTATGTGATCTACACGTCGGGTTCGACGGGCCGTCCCAAGGGCGTGCTCGTGACCCATCGTGGCATCGGAAACCTGGCGGCTGCGCAGATCGAGCGATTCGCGGTGGACGCCGACGCGCGGGTGTTGCAGCTGGCGTCGTTGAGTTTCGACGCGGCGGTGTCCGAGATCTGCATGGCGTTGCTGTCGGGTGCCGCGTTGGTGATGGCGGACGCGGACAGGTTGCCGCCGCAGGGGTCGTTGAGCGAGACGGTGGCCGAGTACGGCGTCACGCATGCGACCGTGCCGCCGTCGGTGCTGGCCACGGTGGAGGAGTTGCCGGAGAGTCTGCGGACACTGGTGGTGGCGGGTGAGGTGTGCCCTCCGGGGCTGGTGGAGCGCTGGGCCCCCGGACGGCGGATGATCAATGGGTACGGCCCGACCGAGGTCACCGTATGCGCCACGATGAGCGCGCCTCTGGGGCCGTCCGGGCCGGTGCCGATCGGTGGACCGATCGCCAATACACGGGTGTTCGTGCTGGACGAGCGTCTGCGGCCGGTGCCCGAGGGCGCGCTGGGCGAGCTGTACGTCGCGGGACCGGGGCTCGCGCGGGGCTATCTGCGCCGCCCGGGACTGACCGCGGAACGCTTCGTGGCCTGCCCGTTCACGGACGGGCGGATGTATCGCACCGGCGACCTCGCCCGGCGGACGGCGGACGGTGAGCTCGTCTTCGGCGGGCGTGCGGACGAGCAGGTGAAGGTGCGTGGCTTCCGGGTGGAGCCGGGTGAGATCGAGGCCGTACTCGCCGGACATCGTGGTGTCGGCCACGTCGCCGCGGTCGTACGGGAGGACCGCCCCGGGGACCGGCGGCTCGTGGCCTACGTCGTCGCCGACGGGGGTGTGGATACTGCCGGGCTGCGGGAGTACGTGGCCGAGCGGCTGCCGGAGTACATGGTGCCCACCGCGGTCGTCGCCCTGGACGCGCTCCCGGTCACGGTGAACGGCAAGCTGGACCGCGCCGCCCTCCCGGCCCCCGACTTCACCGACGCCGCGGAGGGCCGTGGTCCGCGGACGCCCACCGAGGAGCTGCTCTGCCGGCTCTATGGCGAGACCCTCGGCCTGGAGCGGGTCAGCGCGGAGGCGTCCTTCTTCGAGCTCGGCGGCGATTCGATTCTGACCATGCTGCTGGTGTCGGTGGCCCGGCGCGCCGGGCTGGTGATCGCCCCGTACCAGGTGTTCGAGCTCGCCACTCCGGCCCGCCTCGCCGATGTCGCCGAGCCGCTGGATGAGAGCGCCGCGACAGGTGACCGGGCGCGGGGCGCGGGACATCTGCCGCTCTCCCCGGCCATGCACGAACTGTTGGACCGGGAGGGACTTCAGGGGCACGGGAAACCCGAGGTGGCCGCGGGGTTCCGGTCGGCCGTGCTGGACCTCCCGGCCGGACTCGACCTCCCGGCCGGGCTGGACCTGGACGACATCGCCCGTGCGCTGCAGGCTGTCGTCGATCGCCACGACATGCTGCGGGCCCGGCTGGAGGCCACACCGGAGCGGCGGCTGACCGTACCTCCGGCGGGGTCGGTGTCCGTCCGGACGTGGACGCGGCGGGTGGCGACGGCAGGTATGGACGCCGACCAGCTCCAGCAACTGCTCACCGCCGAGTCGGCCGAGGCCGGACGGCGGCTGGACCGGCGGGCCGGGGTGATGGCCCAGGCCGTGTGGTGCGACCACGGGCCGGACGCGCCGGGACGGCTGCTCGTCGTGGCGGACCGGCTGGTGGTCGACGCGATGTCCTGGCGGATCCTGCTGGAGGACATGGCCGCCGCGGTCGCAGGGCGGGAGGTCGCGTCGGTCCCGACGTCGTTCCGCCACTGGACGCGGGCCCTGGCCACGCAGGCCGACAGCGCGCGGCGGCGTGCGGAGCTGTCCGCCTGGACCGAACTCCTCGCCGCAGGCGACCCGTTGCTCACCACCCGGCCCGCCGGCCCGGCCCGCGACACGAACGCCCCGGTGCTCCGCGCCTCCGTACGCATCCCGGCCGACACCACGGCGGCGGTGCTGACCGCCCTGCCGGACGCGTTCCACACCGGCGCCGAGACCGTCCTGCTGACCGGGCTGACCACGGCCCTCGCCGCCTGGCGCGACGGTCAGGACCGGACCGGTGGCTTCCTCGTGGACGTGGCCGTGCCGGACCACGGGCGTGGCGCCCTGGGCAGCGGCACCGATCTCTCCCGCACCGTGGGCTCGTTCGCCCACCACCACCCCGTACGGCTCGACACCGGGGCCGCCGACCTCGCGGAGATCCGCCTCGGCGGGCCTGCCGCGGGCCGGGCCGTGAAGCGGATCAAGGAACAGCTGCGGGCCGTCCCCGGCGATGGACTCGGCTACGGCCTGCTGCGCCACCTCAACCCCGACACCGCCGCCACGCTCGCCACCCTGCCCACCCCGCAGCTAGGCTTCACCGCCCCGGGCGACGACGACCGGCCACCCACCCACCCGCTCGAAGCGGCGGCCCGCGTCGAGGGAGCCGAACTGGTCATCAGCCTGGACTGGCCGGAGCCCCTCCTCACCGAACCGGCCGCCCGGCGACTGCTCGAAGCGTGGGCGGAGACGTTGTCCGGCCTCGCCGCACACTCCGGCGGTGGCCACACGCCGTCCGACTTCCCGCTGATGGCGCTCGACCAGACCCAGATCGAGGAGCTGGAGGCCGAGGTGGCGGGCGGCGTGGTCGACGTACTGCCGCTGTCACCGCTCCAAGAGGGCCTGCTCTTCCACGCGATGTTCGATGAGCGGGAGCGGGACATCTATGTGGAGCAGAAGGTCCTGGAGCTCGAAGGGCCTCTGGACGCACGGAAGTTGCGGGCCACCTGGCAGGCGCTCGTGGAGCGGCATGGGAGCCTGCGCACCGGCTTCCGCCGCCTCGTCGGCGTGGACGAACCCGTCCAGGTGATCGCCCGCCGCGTCACCCTGCCCTGGCGCGAGATGGACCTGTCGCACCTCGGTACGGAGGCGGCGCGGGACCGGGCGGACCGGTTGGAGAGCGCCGAACGGGCCCGCCGCTTCGACCTCGCGGCCCCGCCCCTGGCACGAATCCTGCTGGTGAAGACCGGCCCCGACCGCCACCGCATGGTCGTGACCCTGCACCACATCGTGCTCGACGGCTGGTCGCTGCGGATCCTCATCCGCGAGCTGTGGGCCGCCTACACGGCCGGCGGCGTCACCCGCGAACTGGCGCCGACCACGCCCTACGGCGAGTATCTGGCCTGGCTCGCCCGCCAGGACCGGGAGGCGGCGCGCGCCGCCTGGCAGCGGGCGCTGGACGGCGTGTCCGAACCGACGACGGTCGCCGCGCTCGACCCGACCGCCGAACCCGTCCTCACCCGCAAGGTTCTCGCCGAGACCGGCGACCATCTGGCCGGTGCGCTGCGGGAGCTCGCGCGCGCCCACGGCGTCACGCTGAACACCGTGCTACAGGTGGCCTGGGCCCAGGTCGTCGGCAAACTCACCGGCCGGAGCGATGTGGTGTTCGGCGCCGCGGTGGCCGGACGCCCGCCGGAACTGGCGGGGATGGCGGACATGCTGGGGCTCTTCATCAACACGATCCCCGTACGGGTCCGGCTGCGCCCGGCAGACTCCATCGCCCACCTGCTCACGGTGGTGCAGGCCCAGCAGTCGGCGCTGCTCGACCACCAGCACCTCGGCCTCAAGGAGATCCAGCGCCTGGCCGGGCCGGGCGCCACGTTCGACACCCTGATGGCCTTCGAGAACTTCCACGCGGGCGAGACCGGACCGGCCGCCCCCCTGCGGCTGAGCGCCAGCACGACCCGGATGGCGACCACCTTCCCGCTGACGCTGGGGGTGGACCCGGCGGACGAGCTGAAGTTCTGGCTGGACCATCGCCCGGACGCGTTCGACGAGGACGCCGCCCGGGGCGTGGTACGGCGGCTGGTTCGGGTGCTGGAGCAGATGGCGGCGGACCCGGCGCGGCGGGTGAGCGAGGTCGAGGTGCTGGGGCGTGGGGAGCGGGAGCGGGTGGTGGAGGGGTGGAACGCCACTGGCCGGGTGGTGCCGGTGGGGTCGTTGGGTGAGTTGTTCGATGCGCGGGCGGCCGTCTCCCCGGGTGTGGTGGCGGTGGTGGGTGCGGGTGGTGAGGAGTGGTCGTATGCGGAGTTGAGGGGGTGGTCGGATCGGGTGGCGGGTGCGTTGGTTGCGCGGGGTGTGGGGCGGGGGGATCTGGTGGGTGTGGTGTTGGAGCGGTCGGTGGATGTGGTGGCGGTGTTGTTGGGGGTGGTGAAGGCGGGGGCGGGGTTTGTGCCGGTGGATCCGGCGTATCCGGTGGAGCGGATTGGGTGGATGGTTGAGGATGCGGGGCCGGTGCTGGTGGTGTGCTCGGAGGGGACGCGGGGGTTGGTTCCGGCTGGTGTGGAGTGCTTGGTGTGGGGTGCGTCTGAGGTGGTGGCGGAGCCCGTGCCTGCGGTTTCGGTGGGTGTCGATGAGGTGGCGTATGTGATTTATACGTCGGGTTCGACGGGTCGGCCGAAGGGTGTGGTGGTGACGCATCGTGGTATTGGCAACCTGGCGGCTGCGCAGATCGAGCGGTTTGTGGTGGGTGCTGGTGCGCGGGTGTTGCAGTTGGCGTCGTTGAGTTTCGACGCGGCGGTGTCCGAGATCTGTATGGCGTTGCTGTCGGGTGCTGTGTTGGTGATGGCGGGTGGGGACAGGTTGCCGCCGCGGGGGTCGTTGAGTGAGGTGGTGGCGGAGTTCGGGGTTACGCATGTGACGGTGCCGCCGTCGGTGTTGGCGACGGTGGAGGAGTTGCCGGAGGGTTTGCGGACGTTGGTGGTGGCGGGTGAGGTGTGTCCGGCGGGGTTGGTGGAGCGGTGGGCGTCGGGGCGGCGGATGGTGAATGCGTACGGGCCGACGGAGGTGACCGTATGCGCGACGATGAGTGCGCCGCTGGAGCCGTCCGGGCCGGTGCCGATCGGCGGGCCCATCGCCAACACCGCTGTCTACGTACTGGACGAGCAACTGCGGCCGGTCCCCGTGGGTGTGCTGGGTGAGTTGTATGTCGCGGGGCCGGGGCTCGCGCGCGGTTACCTCGGCCGCCCGGGGCTGACGGCGGAACGGTTCGTGGCCTGCCCGTTCACGGACGGGCGGATGTATCGCACCGGTGACCTGGCCAAGTGGACCGGGGACGGCCGACTCGTCTTCGGTGGCCGGGCTGACGAGCAGGTGAAGGTGCGTGGCTTCCGGGTGGAGCCGGGTGAGATCGAGGCCGTCCTCGCCGGACACCGGAGGGTCGGACAGGCCGCCGTGGTCATACGGGAGGACCGCCCCGGGGACCGGCGGCTCGTGGCCTACGTCGTCTCTGACGGGGATGTGGATACTGCCGGGCTGCGGGAGTACGTGGCCGAGCGGCTGCCCGAGTACATGGTGCCCACCGCTGTCGTCGCCCTGGACGCGCTCCCGGTGACCGTCAATGGCAAGCTGGACCGCGCCGCCCTCCCCACACCGGACCTCTCCGATGCCACCGGGCGTGGCCCCGCCACGCCGACTGAGGAGATCCTCTGCGGCCTGTACTGCGAGGTTCTCGGGCTCGAACGGGTCGGCGCCGAGGTGTCGTTCTTCACCATCGGTGGCGACTCGATCCTCGCCATGAAGCTCATCGCCCGGATCGGCGCCGTCCTCGACACCGAGCTCAACATCGGCGAGCTGTTCGCCGCCCCCACGGTGGCCGGAGTCGCCCGCCTCGTCGCGGCGGCAGGAGGTACGGCCGCCCGGGCCGCGCTGACACCACGGCCGAGGCCGAAGACGCTGCCGCTCTCGTACGCCCAGCGGCGCATGTGGTTCCTCAACCAGCTGGAGGAGACCAACCCGGGAGCCGGAGCGGTCTACAACCTGCCGCTGGCCCTGCGGCTCTCCGGCGATCTGGATGTCACCGCGCTGGAAGCCGCCCTCGGCGATGTCGCCGACCGGCACGAGAGCCTGCGCACGGTCTTCCCGGAAACCGATGGCGAGCCGCGCCAGCAGGTGCTGGAGGGCGAGGCGGGCCGACCGCGTCTCGTCGCCGTGGACACCAGCGAGGAACTCCTCGCGGCCGAACTCGGGGTGCACGCGGACCGTGGCTTTGACGTGACCGTCGATCTGCCGTGGCGGGCACGGCTGTTGAAGACGGGGCCGTCGGAGTATGTGCTGCTGATCGTCGCGCATCACATCGCCGTGGATGGCTGGTCGATGGGTGTGCTGGCGCGGGACCTGGGGGCGGCGTACGCCGCCCGTCGGGCGGGTGGCGCGCCGGTGTGGGAGCCGCTGCCGGTGCAGTACGCGGACTACGCGCTGTGGCAGCGCGAGGTGCTGGGCGACCCCGAGGACCCGGACAGCGTGATCAGCGGCCAACTCCGCTACTGGCGTGGGGCGCTGGCCGGTGCGCCCCAGGAGCTCGCGCTGCCGACTGACCGGCCCCGGCCCGCGGTGTCCTCGTTCCGCGGTGGCGAGGTGCCGATCCGGATCAGCGCGGAGACCCACGCCCGGCTGCTGGACGTGGCCCGCCGTGGCCGCGCGACCATGTTCATGGTGGTGCACGCCGCCCTTTCCGTGCTGCTGAGCCGGGTGGGTGCGGGCGACGACATTCCGATGGGTGTGCCGATCGCGGGCCGTGGCGACCCGGCGCTGGACGACCTGGCCGGGTTCTTCGTCAACACCCTGGTCGTCCGCGCCGATCTCAGCGAGGATCCGTCCTTCACCGAGCTGCTGGCCCAGGTGCGGGAGACCGATCTGGCCGCGTACGGGCATCAGGACGTGCCGTTCGAGCGGTTGGTCGAGGACCTGAACCCGTCACGCTCGCTGTCCCACAACCCGCTGTTCCAGATCCTGCTGGCCCTGCAGAGCGTACCGGCGCCGCAATGGGGCCTGCCGGGGCTGCGGGTCCGGCGGATACCGGCGGCCGCCCAGGTCCCGGCGCGCTTCGATCTGTCGCTGGACCTGGCCGAGCATCGTGATGGTGTGGGGGCGCCGGCGGGGTTGGGTGGGGCGTTGCTGTATGCGGTGGATTTGTTTGATGAGGGTACGGCGCGGGGGTTGGTGGGGCGGTTGGTGCGGGTGTTGGAGGCGGTGGCGGCGGATCCGGGGGTGCGGGTCAGTGAGATCGATGTGTTGGGGGAGGTGGAGCGGGCTCGGGTGGTGGCGGAGTGGAATGCCACCGGGACCACGCTGCCCGGCGGTTCGATCGTGGAGCGCATCGAGGCGCGGGTCGCGGCGACGCCCGATGTGGTGGCGGTGCGTTGCGGTGAAGAGGCGTTGTCATATGGGGAGTTGGACCGGCGGGCGAATCGGTTGGCGCGGCTTTTGACCGAAGTGGGGGTCGGTCCGGAGTCGCGGGTCGCACTGTGTCTGCCGAGGTCGGTGGACATGGTGGTGGCGGAGTTGGCGGTGTGGAAGGCCGGTGGGGCGTTCGTTCCGCTGGATCCGGAGTATCCGGCGGAGCGGTTGGGGTTTGTGATCGCGGACAGTGGTGCCGAAGTGGTCCTCGGTACGTCGGGGAGCTTGGCCGAGGTGCCGGTCGGTGGTGCTCGTGTGGTGCGCATGGAGGAGGCGGACGGCTTCTCCGCTGAGCGGCTGGGGACGGTCGTCGTCCCCGGTCAGTTGGCCTACGTGATCTATACGTCGGGCTCCACGGGACGACCGAAGGGCGTGGCCGTCGCGCATGGCGGCGTGGTGAATCTGGCCGAGGCGATGCTTCCGGTGCTGGGCATGGACGTGGGTGTGGTGGCGTTGCAGTTCGCCTCGTTCAGCTTTGACGCCGCCGTTCTCGATGTCGCCGTCACCCTTGCCGCCGGTGGCACTCTCGCGGTGGCGAGTGCGGCGGAGCGTAAGGATCCGCAGGCGCTGGCGGAGATGATCGGCCGGTGCGGGGTGCAGGTGGCGAGCGTGGTGCCGTCGCTGTTGGGAGTGCTTGACCCGGATGCCGTGCCGGGTGTGAGCAATTGGGTGTTGGGCGCGGAGCGGTTGAGTGCGGAGCTGGCTGGGCGGTGGTCGGCGGGTGCGCGGGTGTGGAACACGTACGGGCCGACCGAGGCCACCGTCATCACCACCGCCACTGCCATGCCCCTCGACCCCGGACTCGGCACGGCCCCGCCAATAGGCCGCCCTCTGCCCAACAACAAGGTGTTCGTGCTCGACACCTTCCTCAAGCCGGTACCCGTAGGCGTCACGGGCGAGGTCTATATCGCAGGTGCGGGTCTGGCCCGGGGCTATATCGGTCGGCCGGGGCTATCGGCGGAGCGGTTCGTCGCCTGCCCGTTCGCTGGCCCGGGCGGCCGGATGTATCGCAGTGGGGACCTGGCCAAGTGGACCGCCGAGGGTGATCTGGTCTTCGCTGGTCGGGGCGATGAGCAGGTCAAGGTCCGTGGTTTCCGCGTCGAGCCGGGTGAGATCGAGGCGGTCGTGGCCGCCTGCGAGGGTGTGGGTCAGGTTGCGGTGGTGGTCCGCGAGGACGGGCCGGGGGACAAGCGGCTGGTCGCGTACGTGGTCCCCGGCGGGGAGCTGGACGTGGCGGTCGTGCGGGAGTTCGCGGCGGACCGGTTGCCGGAGTACATGGTCCCGACCGTCATGGCGCTGGACGCGCTGCCGCTCACGGTCAACGGCAAGCTGGACCGCGGCGCGCTCCCCGCTCCCGACACCGCCGAGATGGTGGCGGGCCGGGCCGCCGAGACGCCCGTCGAGGAGATCCTCTGTGGGCTCTTCGCCGAGGTGCTCGGCCTCGATGAGGTGAGTGCCGATGCGTCGTTCTTCGAGCTCGGTGGTGACTCGATCATGTCGATGCTGCTGGTGTCGAGGGCGCGTAAGGCCGGTCTGGTGGTGAGCGCCCGGCAGGTGTTCGAGCGGCGCACTCCGGCGGAGCTGGCCGTGGTGGCCCGTGATGTGGCCACCGCCGATGGCCTTGAGGGAAGCGGCGACACGGGCACCGGCGAGGTGCCGTTGACCCCGGTGATGCATGAGCTGCTGGGCCGGGCGGGAGCGGAGCGCATACGTGGGGTGTTCCAGTCGACCGTGGTGATGGTTCCGGCGGGGACGCGGCTGGAGACGCTGACCGGCGCCGTTCAGGCGGTGGTCGATCAGCACGACATTCTGCGGGCCCGACTGGACATCGAGCCCGAACCCCGCCTCCTCGTCCCCCCGGCAGTGTCCGTGGCCCCGTGGGTGCACCGGATCGATGCCAGCGCGGCCGGGGTTGACCTCGAGCGCGTGATCGCCGAGCAGTCGCGGGCCGCCGCGGACCGGCTCGACCCGCGGGCCGGGGTGATGGCGCAGGTGGTCTGGTTCGACCTCGGCCCGAGCACCCCCGGACGGCTCCTGCTCACCGTCCACCACCTCGCCGTGGACACGCTCTCCCTCCGCGTCCTCATCCCGGACCTCGCCCAGGCGTACGCGGACCTGGCCGCCGGCCGTGAGGTCGTGCTTGAGCCCGTCCCCACCTCCTTCCGGCACTGGTCCCGCGCCCTGCTGGCCGAGGCCACCGGCCAACCGCGGCTCGCCGAACTCCCGGCCTGGAGCCGACTGTTGCGCGGCTCCGACGCGCCACTCGGCGCGCACCCCCTGGACCCGGCCCGCGACGTGGGCGCCACGCTGCGGCGGGTCTCCGTGACGGCGTCGGCGGAGCTCACCGCGACCCTGCTGACCGCGGTCCCGGCCGCCTTCCACGCCGGGATCGACGATGTGCTGCTCACCGCCCTCGCCTCCGCCGTCGCCGAGTGGCGGCGGCACCGCGGGCAGAGCACGGAGGGCGGGGTCCTCGTGGATGTGGAAGGCCATGGCCGGACGTCCGGCGGTCTCGATCTGGCCCGTACGGTGGGCTGGTTCACCAGCACGTACCCCGTACGACTCGACGCCGCGACACAGGACTTCGCCGGGCTGCGCGGTGGCGGGCCGGTGGCGGGACGGGCCGTCAAGCACATCAAGGAACAGCTCCGCGCCGTCCCGGGCGACGGCCGCGGCCACGGCCTGCTCCGCCATCTCAACCCCGAGACCGCGCCCACCCTCGCCACCCTGCCCACCGCCCAGATCGGCTTCACCTACCTGGGCCGCCTCGCCGACGGGACACCGGAGCGGACGGCTGCACCGGAGCGGACGGCTGTACCGAAGCCGACGGCTGCCGCCTGGTCCGCCGCCCCCGAAGGCGGCCTCGGCGGCGGAGTGGGCGACGAGGTCCCGCTGGCCCACGCCCTGGAGGCCGTCGGCCTGGTCCGCGACCTGCCGGACGGCCCGCTGCTCACGTTGACACTCGCCTGGCCCCAGCACCTCCACCACCCGGACGACATGCGACGGCTCGTCGACGGCTGGCTGGCGATGCTCACCGGCCTCGCCGCCCACACCACCGGCTCCGGCGGCGGCCACACACCGTCGGACTTCTCACTCATCACGCTCGACCAGAGCCAGATCGACGCGCTCGAAGCGGAACTCGCGGACAAGGGGGGAGCACGATGA